A part of Cryptococcus neoformans var. neoformans JEC21 chromosome 4 sequence genomic DNA contains:
- a CDS encoding expressed protein has translation MLEQIPPEIISHITYHLCLSPLALTTTTPPVALLQTCKAIYQAIAPERNMRLYARIYRGWFDVAAAERRLGNKELAGTPCGTGGENGNGRKGNLDMGMTKGQEGAITARLRAQDLVDEMKRRVKTLARLREMVERRDVTDVSDDDLWVLYFMLIENDGKNAEILFGDQAIVHLPTFLELYHRQHLLAAAVEPGYPEETIGRSLAMWIAWLVLGSEDEALEQREERQFVLRPYVFAAPRYDAYFAPWTLPTLPLKHALASADESNPYIADLVPRSRLVQVRAYGRQLDLCPPNISQAAILRFFYRRLGEEVEETTMVAPFVALRGDGIGGSEVSTRVHSASTSRASSGTTTPVTRHSLSASFLPSFSPPLLSSSSMHDLDFSRLSLCYDPMHTPGMPRPTWRGRFEGCWEGTFSFFDFDAFREMLGGQARALYEGPYGEQAQVWKIKETWVRKQGWVRRGRKNEKGKGKANQEEEEEYEEDEEELGRSPVSGPMLNAGFPVDQITPPFPVLAPFAAEAATLNETIQQQLETLEGYEAVPEHELDEMIRQTEEDGDGGEGVGLELLLTGTGHSAWGNFILKGRVRAWDGMASLVKEYAPDSRGKWIYRGYVLAGDIFVGRWRDTYTPEAYVGYEGTFILNRR, from the exons ATGCTCGAACAGATACCCCCAGAAATCATCTCTCACATCACTTATCACCTTTGCCTCTCCCCGTTGGCACTCACAACAACCACGCCCCCCgtcgcccttcttcaaacatGCAAGGCAATTTACCAAGCTATCGCCCCAGAGCGCAATATGCGGCTCTACGCCAGAATATATAGGGGATGGTTCGATGTCGCCGCAGCTGAGCGGAGACTGGGTAATAAGGAGCTTGCAGGCACACCATGTGGGACGGGCGGGGAGAATGGGAACGGGAGAAAGGGTAATCTCGACATGGGCATGACtaaagggcaagaaggcgCCATAACGGCCAGACTGAGAGCACAGGATCTAGTAGacgagatgaagagacGTGTAAAAACCCTTGCCAGGTtgagagagatggtggaaagaagagatgtcACAGACGTGTCAGATGATGATCTTTGGGTGCTGTACTTCATGCTCATCGAAAATG ATGGTAAGAACGCGGAAATCCTCTTTGGCGATCAAGCAATTGTACATCTCCCGACATTCCTCGAATTGTACCACCGTCAACACTTGCTTGCTGCTGCAGTGGAGCCCGGATATCCTGAAGAAACTATTGGCAGAAGTTTGGCCATGTGGATAGCTTGGCTCGTCCTCGGATCTG AGGACGAAGCCCTGGAACAACGCGAAGAACGTCAATTTGTTCTTCGCCCTTATGTTTTTGCCGCTCCTCGCTACGACGCTTATTTTGCACCCTGGACACTTCCAACTCTCCCTCTTAAACATGCCCTTGCATCCGCCGACGAATCCAACCCCTATATTGCCGATCTGGTGCCACGTTCTCGACTGGTACAAGTTAGAGCGTACGGGCGACAGTTAGATCTTTGCCCTCCAAACATCAGTCAAGCGGCAATCCTGCGGTTCTTCTATAGGCGACTGGGGGAAGAGGTAGAAGAGACCACGATGGTAGCGCCTTTCGTGGCGTTGAGAGGTGACGGGATCGGAGGCTCTGAGGTATCCACCAGAGTACACTCTGCGTCCACCTCTCGCGCAAGCTCTGGCACAACTACTCCAGTTACTCGTCATTCTCTCTCTGCCTCCTTCCTGCCCTCATTTTCACCGCCCCTCCTTTCGTCCTCTTCGATGCACGACCTTGACTTTTCCCGCCTTTCTTTGTGCTACGACCCCATGCACACGCCCGGCATGCCCCGGCCGACATGGCGAGGCAGATTTGAAGGATGCTGGGAAGGGACATTTAGCTTTTTCGATTTTGATGCGTTCCGGGAGATGTTGGGAGGACAAGCAAGGGCGTTGTACGAAGGGCCTTATGGAGAACAGGCGCAGGTCtggaagatcaaggagacCTGGGTGAGGAAGCAAGGATGGGTTAGAAGGGGGagaaaaaatgaaaaaggcaaagggaaAGCCAatcaggaggaagaagaagaatatgaagaggatgaggaagagttgggCCGATCACCCGTCTCTGGACCTATGTTGAATGCTGGTTTCCCAGTTGATCAAATCACACCTCCTTTTCCCGTCCTTGCTCCTTTTGCTGCCGAGGCAGCGACGCTAAACGAGACGattcagcagcagctcgaGACCTTGGAGGGGTATGAAGCGGTGCCAGAACACGAATTGGATGAGATGATACGGCAaacggaagaagacggggatggtggggaaggggTAGGGCTCGAGTTGTTGTTAACCGGCACAGGACATTCGGCATGGGGAAATTTTATACTAAAAGGTAGAGTAAGAGCATGGGATGGTATGGCCTCCCTCGTAAAAGAATATGCC CCTGACTCAAGAGGCAAATGGATCTATAGAGGCTACGTTCTCGCTGGTGACATCTTCGTGGGCCGTTGGCGAGACACCTATACGCCAGAAGCATATGTCGGGTACGAAGGTAcattcatcctcaatcGTCGATAA
- a CDS encoding cytoplasm protein, putative, protein MSASNDELLEYTLRVAYIHGELEQQQHRSHVAQLDSSSFPFPPSSSSRRTLETSSSSSFFAFDFGSLVNRDTSKSPKFPEKLLKTVDFTLKRIAMGQEAKYSSPSFRRSVALFWSSTWPEKSFQRQLKESRKIEDLILAFVTAATKSLKKEDARADSWRIELSRQVSLFVDLLSDCISAMGPVSSELKARLESYQGYLKVQDTPGAEDKDLASSLKSSNSMRSLVTKEENVPGKKSMDLLEVVAQLFGMPTEVCRQKVEDLKETCTRQAVLDDLKICLKRLNTEDPYPYKPHDFDHDTTSWASWKADELSSLSQTMLQMMQLDPSLVQSSSRLSQLNSLHASSSDNVTYPFTFIPSNPRQRYYQLLGKCLDHDLEVLKTLPEDQDVPLSILSGGHALLLSECAARWRLPPFFRSRVFLEAIVRRFSEGLVPSACVQEALSMMDKVQVDQHPSTWPVSERRALESVTAQRDESFLIAIRNALDGPQGYLSGEFLEAVEDWSVLNTRFTNTQNIHHLLKDLEDAIQSAAFTLYVNEATNSLDLQETKSIAFLMHMVTWIEKGIKTLRRGFKGPIGQDIPITKFVLQRQLDLWLRDLEDVLQASELNGEFLDDQFELYHKARKLGQMCNFFSGNKEDSYGITIASMFDQVVRRWIDHTATKTAQWSSQALAVDNFEPSTPHGPSSSVTDLFASLTSAAQFLMDLEWPDEPQLAVYVNKLAKIIGATVNEYCSKLEELFLGDMRQSDTSQTMAKKKAWLEKAKETVATLQGERKLQAFFNFTPESCVKLNNIQAARQQLDKLYDLLRVDDLSAYDTSASQPDNQQRNFLFTVKVVLAEGLTREGSSGHPDAFVTVSDEHGTRHAKTRTVYDDNNPRWDESFDIPVQHRSWFMVTVRHRNMVGKHDLLGRAYLQLDPSQFSGVMARDALLTLDPKGHILLKVAMEGEEDDMQFHFGRAFRCLKRTESDMIHSLVDKMNPVLRHTLSRSAIKSVLKGHTNYPPAYNEALGKLSAVYKSAMRTQEFIIPPTKEERHRGPTDSEIETAIHPLFDYLDVNNHTLASTLSSDEMELVMAKLWKQILVTIEGLIVPPLSDKRSHMRPLGDMELDIALSWLRFLKDFLYAGGDSSGVSSTILQNQRYHDLLSTRLYYDLSTDKLMEECVRGFQSTLKYRVTKPSKSLRAQRNLGTIRARKDAKQARVNTNGNTEMIMRILRMRDGTQEFLAQQLQTISMASASRAKRDPL, encoded by the exons ATGTCAGCTAGCAATGACGAATTACTAGA ATATACGCTTAGAGTTGC CTATATACATGGCGAACTTGAACAACAGCAGCACCGTAGTCATGTGGCTCAATTagattcctcctctttccctttcccgccctcatcctcttctcgccgAACCCTTGAaacatcctcttcgtcttctttctttgcctttgacTTTGGATCCTTGGTCAATCGAGATACATCAAAATCTCCAAAGTTCCCTGAAAAACTACTCAAAACTGTAGACTTTACATTGAAAAGGATAGCTATGGGGCAAGAAGCTAA GTATTCCAGTCCCAGCTTTCGACGGTCAGTTGCGCTATTCTGGTCTAGTACTTGGCCCGAGAAGAGTTTTCAACGACAACTGAAGGAATCACGCAAGATTGAAGACCTTATTCTCGCTTTCGTCACAGCGGCCACCAAATCTctcaagaaagaagatgctCGGGCCGATAGCTGGAGAATAGAGCTTAGCCGGCAGGTTTCTCTTTTCGTTGACCTTTTGAGCGACTGCATCTCTGCCATGGGCCCAGTTTCCTCCGAGCTCAAGGCCCGGTTGGAATCCTACCAAGGCTATCTCAAGGTCCAAGATACTCCAGGCGCCGAAGATAAGGATTTGGCAAGCTCCTTGAAAAGCTCAAACAGCATGCGCAGTCTTGTgaccaaggaagaaaatgtCCCAGGGAAAAAGTCGATGGACTTATTAGAAGTTGTGGCACAATTATTTGGTATGCCTACTGAGGTTTGCCGTCAAAAAGTAGAGGATTTGAAAGAGACGTGTACAAGACAAGCGGTTTTAGATGATCTTAAG ATCTGCCTCAAACGACTCAATACGGAAGATCCCTACCCATATAAACCTCATGACTTTGACCATGATACTACCAGTTGGGCGTCATGGAAGGCCGACGAGCTTTCCTCTCTGTCACAGACCATGCTCCAAATGATGCAACTGGACCCCAGCCTCGTCCAATCTTCCAGTCGACTTTCTCAGTTAAATTCTCTTCACGCCAGCTCGTCCGACAACGTCACCTATCCATTTACATTTATACCCAGTAATCCCCGTCAAAGGTACTACCAGCTGCTTGGAAAATGTCTTGATCATGATCTCGAAGTCTTGAAAACCCTTCCTGAAGATCAGGACGTCCCGTTGAGTATCCTTTCTGGCGGCCAtgctctccttctttccgaGTGTGCTGCAAGATGGAGGCTGCCGCCTTTCTTTAGATCTCGAGTGTTTTTGGAAGCCATTGTCAGGAGATTTTCGGAAGGTTTGGTGCCCTCGGCATGCGTTCAGGAAGCATTATCGATGATGGACAAGGTTCAAGTAGATCAACACCCATCCACGTGGCCCGTATCAGAA CGGCGGGCACTAGAATCTGTAACCGCTCAACGAGATGAAAGCTTTTTAATCGCGATACGGAATGCTCTTGATGGTCCACAAGGATATCTTTCTGGGGAATTCCTCGAAGCTGTGGAAGACTGGTCTGTGTTGAATACTCGATTCACAAATACTCAAaacatccaccatcttctcaaagATCTGGAGGACGCTATTCAATCCGCAGCTTTCACACTATATGTAAACGAAGCAACAAATAGCCTTGATCTTCAAGAAACCAAATCGATCGCATTTTTGATGCACATGGTTACTTGGATTGAAAAGGGTATTAAAACTCTGAGACGGGGGTTTAAAGGACCAATTGGCCA AGATATACCTATCACAAAATTCGTCTTACAACGACAGCTAGATCTATGGTTACGAGATCTTGAAGACGTTCTTCAAGCTAGTGAATTGAATGGCGAGTTCCTTGATGACCAATTTGAGCTGTATCATAAGGCACGAAAGTTAGGACAGATGTGCAACTTTTTCTCTGG AAACAAAGAAGACTCCTATGGGATTACTATAGCTAGCATGTTTGACCAGGTTGTTCGTCGATGGATCGATCATACTGCCACAAAAACTGCTCAGTGGAGCAGTCAGGCTCTGGCTGTTGATAAC TTTGAGCCTAGTACTCCACATGGCccgtcctcctccgtcACTGATTTGTTCGCTTCCCTCACAAGCGCTGCACAATTTCTTATGGATTTAGAATGGCCGGATGAGCCTCAGTTGGCTGTTTATGTCAACAAACTGGCCAAG ATCATTGGTGCCACTGTCAATGAATATTGCAGCAAGCTTGAAGAACTTTTCTTAGGGGACATGCGTCAATCTGATACCTCGCAGACGAtggcgaagaaaaaggcttGGCTGGAGAAAGCCAAGGAAACGGTTGCCACATTGCAAGGAGAGCGTAAACTGCAAgctttcttcaacttcacACCCGAG TCGTGCGTCAAATTAAACAACATCCAGGCGGCCAGGCAACAGCTAGACAAATTGTATGATCTGCTGCGGGTTGACGATCTCTCGGCCTACGATACATCGGCGTCACAGCCAGATAATCAGCAGCGAAACTTCCTGTTTACTGTCAAAGTAGTTCTCGCTGAAGGTCTTACGCGTGAAGGCAGCAGCGGTCATCCCGATGCTTTTGTGACCGTGAGCGACGAACACGGTACACGACACGCGAAAACAAGAACGGTTTATGATGATAACAACCCGAGATGGGACGAAAGCTTTGACATTCCGGTTCAACATCGTTCCTGGTTCATGGTGACCGTGCGACATCGAAATATGGTTGGCAAACACGATTTGCTTGGTCGCGCATACCTTCAACTAGATCCTTCTCAATTTTCCGGTGTCATGGCCAGGGACGCACTTTTAACCCTTGACCCGAAAGGACATATTCTTCTGAAAGTAGCTATGGAgggcgaagaggatgatatGCAGTTCCATTTCGGAAGGGCTTTCCGCTGTCTGAAGCGGACAGAGTCAGATATGATCCACAGCCTTGTGGATAAG ATGAACCCCGTCTTACGACATACTCTCTCACGTTCCGCCATAAAGTCGGTCTTAAAAGGGCACACCAACTATCCACCTGCATACAATGAGGCACTGGGCAAACTGTCTGCAGTTTACAAATCTGCAATGCGAACCCAAGAATTTATTATCCCCCCGacaaaagaagaacgacATCGTGGGCCGACAGACAGCGAAATTGAAACAGCTATTCACCCTCTGTTCGATTATTTAGATGTCAACAATCACACATTGGCGTCAACTTTGTCGTCTGACGAAATGGAGCTGGTGATGGCCAAGCTTTGGAAGCAGATCCTTGTGACAATAGAAGGACTGATTGTACCACCGTTATCTGACAAACGCTCACATATGAGACCTTTGGGAGATATGGAACTGGACATCGCGCTCAGTTGGTTGAGGTTCCTCAAAGACTTCTTGTATGCTGGCGGTGATTCCAGTGGGGTGTCATCAACTATTCTTCAAAACCAAAGATATCACGATTTGCTGTCGACGAGGTTATACTATGACCTTTCAACGGATAAATTGATGGAG GAGTGTGTCCGAGGATTCCAATCCACATTAAAATACCGAGTCACAAAGCCTAGCAAGTCTCTTAGAGCACAGCGTAATCTTGGAACTATTCGTGCCAGAAAAGATGCCAAGCAGGCACGTGTTAATACGAATGGCAATACGGAGATGATAATGAGAAtattgaggatgag GGACGGCACGCAAGAGTTTTTGGCTCAACAGTTGCAAACAATATCGATGGCGAGCGCGTCAAGGGCCAAGAGAGATCCACTGTGA
- a CDS encoding endoplasmic reticulum protein, putative, which produces MYQDVVPIETLLRTVFNSIFEVILLCVAGYVLARAGVTDKATQRKLNVINVSLFTPALLFSKVAYSLTPAKLKELWIIPLGFILITGLSALVAWFLAKVFRLSKSQTAFAICASMFQNSNSLPIALIQALVTTVPGLKWGFDDSKDQMLGRALTYLVLYSTLGMMLRWSWGVKLLSNADDEVDQTQHNHGLVHDTGLVQSPGHIEENGHESRSPFFSSEDNQTWRGRGALIGVTPTMIRDASSSPTTPFGAPGPVHSFSPRRQSTTGTSTRSHSIMSATKRSRTLSRTESGREFWGLPEAPRNHRIELIEEDSSDEEDEEWGNYAQPGLRLRLDPPSTKLQACWRGLQKKATSVGKSLNAFMTVPMYAALLSIFIAMVQPLQREMAKFKPLEQAIKGAGQCSIPVTLVVLGAFFYTPPSTHPPSSGPHLGETPTRPSNFFERKFRAIAGLRPSDQKAYPRENRTVFVAVISRMILVPMLMMPLLALMAKYDFFETAADPVFVLCTVLLVSSPPALTLAQITQAASGDAFERLISKTISWSYAVLTPPLTLIYVVIGLVFGRL; this is translated from the exons ATGTACCAGGACGTTGTGCCGA TCGAAACATTACTTCGGACTGTCTTTAAT TCCATCTTCGAAGTCATTCTGTTATGTGTTGCGGGTTATGTACTTGCCCGCGCTGGGGTGACGGATAAAGCGACCCAGAGAAAGCTGAATGTCATCAACGTCTCCCTGTTCACCCCAGCTTTGCTGTTCTCAAAG GTGGCTTACTCTCTTACACCTGCAAAGCTGAAAGAACTATGGATCATCCCTCTTGG TTTTATCCTCATCACTGGTCTTTCGGCCTTAGTAGCGTGGTTCCTTGCCAAGGTGTTCAGGCTTTCCAAATCGCAGAC GGCTTTTGCCATTTGTGCCTCGATGTTTCAAAATAGCAATTCTTTGCCAATCGCCTTGATCCAG GCTTTGGTGACTACAGTCCCCGGCCTCAAATGGGGATTCGACGACTCCAAAGATCAAATGCTGGGTCGAGCCCTCACCTATCTTGTCCTCTACTCCACCCTCGGTATGATGCTACGATGGTCATGGGGCGTTAAGCTTCTCTCTAATGCCGACGATGAAGTGGACCAGACTCAGCATAATCACGGCTTAGTTCATGACACGGGGCTTGTACAGTCACCTGGACACATTGAAGAGAATGGACATGAGAGCAGGTcgcctttcttttcttctgaGGACAACCAAACTTGGCGGGGACGTGGCGCATTAATCGGTGTAACACCGACTATGATTCGTGatgcttcctcttctccaactaCTCCCTTCGGAGCTCCTGGGCCGGTACACTCTTTTTCGCCCCGAAGGCAGTCAACTACCGGAACCAGCACGCGAAGTCATTCGATCATGAGTGCTACGAAGAGGTCGAGGACTCTAAGCAGGACTGAGAGTGGTCGAGAGTTTTGGGGACTACCTGAAGCCCCCAGAAATCACAGGATCGAGCTGATCGAGGAAGATAGcagtgatgaggaggacgaggaatGG GGGAATTACGCACAACCTGGTCTTCGCCTTCGCCTCGATCCTCCTTCCACAAAGCTTCAAGCTTGTTGGCGTGGACTGCAAAAGAAAGCAACGTCTGTCGGCAAGAGCTTGAATGCGTTCATGACTGTCCCCATGTATGCTGCGCTGTTGTCAATCTTCATTGCGATGGTACAGCCTTTGCAGCGGGAAATGGCCAAATTTAAACCTCTAGAACAAGCGATCAAGGGTGCTGGACAATGTTCAA TTCCCGTCACTTTAGTGGTCCTAGGCGCTTTCTTCTACACCCCTCCTTCtacccatcctccttcctccggTCCTCACCTTGGCGAAACTCCAACCCGACCATCCAACTTCTTCGAGCGCAAGTTTCGTGCCATCGCTGGCTTGCGTCCCTCCGATCAGAAGGCTTATCCCCGAGAAAATCGAACTGTTTTCGTCGCTGTGATCAGTCGAATGATTCTTGTGCCAATGCTAATGATGCCGCTTTTGGCGTTGATGGCCAAGTATGACTTCTTTGAAACTGCTGCAGACCCAGTTTTTGTGCTCTGTACAGTGCTATTGGTTTCTTCC CCTCCGGCTCTGACGTTGGCACAAATCACTCAAGCAGCATCTGGTGATGCGTTCGAAAGGTTGATATCCAAGACAATCAGTTGGTCGTATGCTGTTCTCACACCGCC CTTGACTCTCATCTATGTTGTTATCGGCTTGGTTTTCGGGAGATTGTAA
- a CDS encoding expressed protein — translation MLEQIPPEIISHITYHLCLSPLALTTTTPPVALLQTCKAIYQAIAPERNMRLYARIYRGWFDVAAAERRLGNKELAGTPCGTGGENGNGRKGNLDMGMTKGQEGAITARLRAQDLVDEMKRRVKTLARLREMVERRDVTDVSDDDLWVLYFMLIENDGKNAEILFGDQAIVHLPTFLELYHRQHLLAAAVEPGYPEETIGRSLAMWIAWLVLGSGPEDEALEQREERQFVLRPYVFAAPRYDAYFAPWTLPTLPLKHALASADESNPYIADLVPRSRLVQVRAYGRQLDLCPPNISQAAILRFFYRRLGEEVEETTMVAPFVALRGDGIGGSEVSTRVHSASTSRASSGTTTPVTRHSLSASFLPSFSPPLLSSSSMHDLDFSRLSLCYDPMHTPGMPRPTWRGRFEGCWEGTFSFFDFDAFREMLGGQARALYEGPYGEQAQVWKIKETWVRKQGWVRRGRKNEKGKGKANQEEEEEYEEDEEELGRSPVSGPMLNAGFPVDQITPPFPVLAPFAAEAATLNETIQQQLETLEGYEAVPEHELDEMIRQTEEDGDGGEGVGLELLLTGTGHSAWGNFILKGRVRAWDGMASLVKEYAPDSRGKWIYRGYVLAGDIFVGRWRDTYTPEAYVGYEGTFILNRR, via the exons ATGCTCGAACAGATACCCCCAGAAATCATCTCTCACATCACTTATCACCTTTGCCTCTCCCCGTTGGCACTCACAACAACCACGCCCCCCgtcgcccttcttcaaacatGCAAGGCAATTTACCAAGCTATCGCCCCAGAGCGCAATATGCGGCTCTACGCCAGAATATATAGGGGATGGTTCGATGTCGCCGCAGCTGAGCGGAGACTGGGTAATAAGGAGCTTGCAGGCACACCATGTGGGACGGGCGGGGAGAATGGGAACGGGAGAAAGGGTAATCTCGACATGGGCATGACtaaagggcaagaaggcgCCATAACGGCCAGACTGAGAGCACAGGATCTAGTAGacgagatgaagagacGTGTAAAAACCCTTGCCAGGTtgagagagatggtggaaagaagagatgtcACAGACGTGTCAGATGATGATCTTTGGGTGCTGTACTTCATGCTCATCGAAAATG ATGGTAAGAACGCGGAAATCCTCTTTGGCGATCAAGCAATTGTACATCTCCCGACATTCCTCGAATTGTACCACCGTCAACACTTGCTTGCTGCTGCAGTGGAGCCCGGATATCCTGAAGAAACTATTGGCAGAAGTTTGGCCATGTGGATAGCTTGGCTCGTCCTCGGATCTG GTCCAGAGGACGAAGCCCTGGAACAACGCGAAGAACGTCAATTTGTTCTTCGCCCTTATGTTTTTGCCGCTCCTCGCTACGACGCTTATTTTGCACCCTGGACACTTCCAACTCTCCCTCTTAAACATGCCCTTGCATCCGCCGACGAATCCAACCCCTATATTGCCGATCTGGTGCCACGTTCTCGACTGGTACAAGTTAGAGCGTACGGGCGACAGTTAGATCTTTGCCCTCCAAACATCAGTCAAGCGGCAATCCTGCGGTTCTTCTATAGGCGACTGGGGGAAGAGGTAGAAGAGACCACGATGGTAGCGCCTTTCGTGGCGTTGAGAGGTGACGGGATCGGAGGCTCTGAGGTATCCACCAGAGTACACTCTGCGTCCACCTCTCGCGCAAGCTCTGGCACAACTACTCCAGTTACTCGTCATTCTCTCTCTGCCTCCTTCCTGCCCTCATTTTCACCGCCCCTCCTTTCGTCCTCTTCGATGCACGACCTTGACTTTTCCCGCCTTTCTTTGTGCTACGACCCCATGCACACGCCCGGCATGCCCCGGCCGACATGGCGAGGCAGATTTGAAGGATGCTGGGAAGGGACATTTAGCTTTTTCGATTTTGATGCGTTCCGGGAGATGTTGGGAGGACAAGCAAGGGCGTTGTACGAAGGGCCTTATGGAGAACAGGCGCAGGTCtggaagatcaaggagacCTGGGTGAGGAAGCAAGGATGGGTTAGAAGGGGGagaaaaaatgaaaaaggcaaagggaaAGCCAatcaggaggaagaagaagaatatgaagaggatgaggaagagttgggCCGATCACCCGTCTCTGGACCTATGTTGAATGCTGGTTTCCCAGTTGATCAAATCACACCTCCTTTTCCCGTCCTTGCTCCTTTTGCTGCCGAGGCAGCGACGCTAAACGAGACGattcagcagcagctcgaGACCTTGGAGGGGTATGAAGCGGTGCCAGAACACGAATTGGATGAGATGATACGGCAaacggaagaagacggggatggtggggaaggggTAGGGCTCGAGTTGTTGTTAACCGGCACAGGACATTCGGCATGGGGAAATTTTATACTAAAAGGTAGAGTAAGAGCATGGGATGGTATGGCCTCCCTCGTAAAAGAATATGCC CCTGACTCAAGAGGCAAATGGATCTATAGAGGCTACGTTCTCGCTGGTGACATCTTCGTGGGCCGTTGGCGAGACACCTATACGCCAGAAGCATATGTCGGGTACGAAGGTAcattcatcctcaatcGTCGATAA
- a CDS encoding expressed protein, with the protein MPPKRPPPLPRSLFTGQGPLAPGSAPLPPSPTRIHPDYIVDSHSFVTSFEHTPDPIYQGLAEVYPRPPVRNAVQVKMKISAEPAQAILGVKPFAIHPTVLNLTLATPPSVTNIAKGAVDIIVPSTMPLAEKDWDLLDEAVIALEGCWGHGEERKPKPGKIVISGLLVPPLTKPSSALIRSESYNLYLARLASLSLHANVFLKALPPVAEVFELGPDGKWWTDRKELERVLRMYVSHAIETFGTHRLIFGSSPALPLSDLEHVSHTHTIGELEQPISNGEWYAVLRKCVAELGEGVEEMTGVMGANAAGVYDLHA; encoded by the exons ATGCCCCCCAAGAGGCCCCCGCCCCTTCCCAGAAGTCTTTTCACAGGACAAGGCCCCCTGGCCCCTG GCAGCGCGCCTCTCCCCCCGTCCCCCACCCGCATACACCCCGACTACATCGTCGACTCTCACTCCTTTGTCACCTCTTTCGAACATACTCCTGATCCTATATACCAGGGCCTCGCAGAAGTATATCCCAGGCCGCCGGTGAGAAATGCCGTTCAGgtcaagatgaagataaGCGCCGAGCCAGCACAAGCTATCCT CGGCGTGAAACCCTTCGCTATCCACCCTACCGTCCTCAACCTCACTCTTGCCACCCCTCCATCAGTGACCAACATTGCCAAAGGCGCCGTCGACATCATTGTACCTTCCACGATGCCCTTGGCGGAGAAGGATTGGGATCTGCTCGACGAGGCTGTTATCGCTCTCGAAGGGTGCTGGGGACATGGCGAGGAACGTAAACCGAAGCCAGGGAAAATTGTGATCT CCGGTCTACTTGTCCCACCTCTTACCAAGCCGTCCTCCGCCCTCATCCGTTCAGAATCGTACAACCTTTATCTGGCTCGCCTAGcctctctatctctccATGCTAATGTCTTTCTCAAGGCTCTCCCGCCTGTAGCCGAGGTATTTGAGTTGGGGCCAGATGGGAAATGGTGGACCGATAGGAAAGAGCTTGAACGGGTCTTGAGGATGTATG TATCCCATGCCATAGAAACATTTGGCACCCATCGTCTCATTTTTGGCTCCTCTCCAGCCCTACCCCTCTCAGACCTCGAACATGTCAGTCATACGCACACCATCGGCGAACTCGAACAGCCTATAAGTAATGGGGAGTGGTACGCTGTACTACGAAAGTGTGTGGCAGAGCTTGGCGAAggggtggaagagatgacGGGAGTTATGGGAGCGAACGCCGCAGGAGTTTATGATTTGCATGCTTAA